The following coding sequences are from one Halorubrum sp. BOL3-1 window:
- a CDS encoding acyl-CoA dehydrogenase family protein, which produces MDFEVPAEHRMIRDTVRDFCESEIAPVAQEIEDEHRFPDEVFDSLADLDMMGVPVSEEYGGLGGDQLMYALVTEELGRVSGGIGLSFAAHTSLGAKPIELFGTDEQKAEWLRPLAAGEGLGAWALTEPGSGSDASDMDTTAEYDADAGEYVLNGTKQFITNANVANSVLVKAVTDPGAGYDGISTFIVDPENDDGFEVTTVWDKMGLNSSPTCEINFDDVRVPEDRLLGEEGDGWEQTMKTLDGGRISIAALSVGLAQGAYEAAKGYAGEREQFGKPIAKFDAVRDKVVHMHRQTERARLLTHRAAAKYDAGESVTRESALAKLDASEAAREVAEEAVQTLGGYGYTTDFAPQRFYRDAKLMEIGEGTSEIQHVVIGRELGL; this is translated from the coding sequence ATGGACTTCGAGGTACCCGCCGAACACCGGATGATACGTGACACCGTCCGGGACTTTTGCGAGTCGGAGATCGCGCCCGTCGCCCAAGAGATCGAGGACGAACACCGCTTCCCCGACGAGGTGTTCGACTCCCTCGCGGACCTCGATATGATGGGCGTGCCGGTCTCCGAGGAGTACGGCGGACTGGGCGGCGACCAGCTGATGTACGCCTTGGTGACGGAGGAACTCGGTCGCGTCTCCGGCGGGATCGGACTCTCGTTCGCGGCGCACACGTCGCTGGGCGCGAAGCCGATCGAGCTGTTCGGCACCGACGAACAGAAGGCGGAGTGGCTCCGCCCGCTCGCGGCGGGCGAGGGGCTCGGCGCGTGGGCGCTCACGGAGCCGGGCAGCGGCTCCGACGCCTCGGACATGGACACGACGGCCGAGTACGACGCCGACGCGGGCGAGTACGTGCTGAACGGCACCAAGCAGTTCATCACGAACGCGAACGTCGCGAACTCGGTGCTGGTGAAGGCCGTCACCGACCCCGGGGCGGGCTACGACGGCATCTCGACGTTCATCGTCGACCCGGAGAACGACGACGGGTTCGAGGTGACGACCGTCTGGGACAAGATGGGACTCAACAGCTCACCGACCTGCGAGATCAACTTCGACGACGTGCGAGTCCCGGAAGACCGGCTGCTCGGAGAGGAGGGCGACGGCTGGGAACAGACGATGAAGACGCTCGACGGCGGCCGGATCTCCATCGCCGCGCTCTCGGTCGGACTCGCGCAGGGGGCCTACGAGGCCGCAAAGGGGTACGCGGGCGAGCGCGAGCAGTTCGGCAAGCCGATCGCGAAGTTCGACGCGGTCCGCGACAAGGTCGTTCACATGCACCGGCAGACCGAGCGCGCGCGGCTCCTGACACACCGCGCGGCCGCGAAGTACGACGCTGGCGAGTCGGTCACCCGCGAGTCGGCGCTGGCGAAGCTCGACGCCAGCGAGGCGGCCCGCGAGGTGGCCGAGGAGGCGGTCCAGACGCTCGGCGGCTACGGCTACACGACCGACTTCGCCCCGCAGCGCTTCTACCGCGACGCGAAGCTGATGGAGATCGGCGAGGGGACCAGCGAGATCCAACACGTCGTCATCGGCCGCGAGCTGGGTCTCTGA
- a CDS encoding GNAT family N-acetyltransferase, producing the protein MNLRAATPADIDAVRSVARESLVASYGHAVDGELLDEAVEEWYDAADLGDDVDNDDAVFPVALVDGVVVGFAESYVVGRRERVGEIDWLHVHPDHRGSGIGSALLERVESALRSADVDRIEARVLVDNEAGMEFYEREGYEFVGERDVDIGGETFAERECRKQVGRLAGISEAVYETEERETVHVAFDESDRGSQAPFYVAYADPDHERRYGYLCGNCEGTDIAIDTMDRMECRDCGNRRKPTRWDAAY; encoded by the coding sequence ATGAACCTGCGCGCCGCAACCCCCGCCGACATCGACGCGGTCCGATCGGTCGCCCGCGAATCGCTCGTGGCGTCGTACGGACACGCCGTCGACGGGGAGCTGTTGGACGAGGCGGTCGAGGAGTGGTACGACGCCGCCGACCTCGGGGACGACGTCGACAACGACGACGCGGTGTTCCCCGTCGCCCTCGTGGACGGGGTCGTCGTCGGCTTCGCGGAGAGCTACGTCGTCGGGCGCCGCGAGCGCGTCGGCGAGATCGACTGGCTCCACGTCCACCCCGACCACAGGGGGTCAGGGATCGGCTCCGCGCTGCTCGAACGCGTCGAGTCCGCCCTCCGCTCGGCGGACGTCGACCGGATCGAGGCGCGCGTCCTCGTCGACAACGAGGCGGGGATGGAGTTCTACGAGCGCGAGGGGTACGAGTTCGTGGGCGAGCGCGACGTCGATATCGGCGGAGAGACGTTCGCGGAACGGGAGTGCCGGAAACAGGTCGGCCGGCTCGCCGGGATCTCCGAGGCCGTCTACGAGACCGAGGAGAGAGAGACCGTCCACGTCGCGTTCGACGAGAGCGACCGCGGGTCACAGGCGCCGTTCTACGTCGCGTACGCCGACCCGGACCACGAGCGGCGGTACGGCTACCTCTGCGGCAACTGCGAGGGGACCGACATCGCGATAGACACGATGGACCGGATGGAGTGTCGCGACTGCGGGAACCGACGGAAGCCGACGCGCTGGGACGCGGCGTACTGA
- a CDS encoding phosphotransferase family protein, with the protein MDAVGSEPISRGLAAAFPDRAVKRLTGVGPSWNGANETVGVVFVDGDRAFLKVAVTDESRRIARERAVLRYVDAHDLVPVPEVLAADPNGNPPHLATAPAPGRGLLDAYAAASDEERERLLRRVGAALAALHADRFPDHGEIVGSGRETGTAVDGREVAESDPPTGLSIEFAPWTDVLLATVERTREIGTSERLAGHYDAVTDCVRANRDLLDGAPAALLHGDVTKPNLFAAAEANRTGTNEATAARGPGIAPIDWELSHVGDPARDLVRAEDQLLNGFDSTGPDRFAAALRGGYRERAGGLPDGFERRRPVYEVVRVLGRSGFVDQWATYLDEPVDAVVERADAALRARFDAV; encoded by the coding sequence ATGGATGCCGTCGGATCGGAGCCGATATCCCGGGGCCTCGCCGCGGCGTTTCCCGACCGCGCCGTCAAACGGCTGACCGGAGTCGGACCCTCGTGGAACGGCGCTAACGAGACCGTTGGGGTGGTCTTCGTGGACGGTGACCGCGCGTTCCTCAAGGTCGCCGTCACCGACGAGAGCCGTCGGATCGCCCGCGAACGCGCGGTCCTCCGGTACGTCGACGCGCACGACTTGGTCCCGGTCCCGGAGGTGCTGGCGGCCGATCCGAACGGGAACCCCCCGCACCTCGCGACGGCGCCGGCGCCCGGTCGGGGACTGCTCGACGCCTACGCGGCCGCGAGCGACGAGGAACGCGAACGTCTCCTCCGTCGCGTCGGCGCCGCGCTCGCCGCGCTCCACGCCGACCGCTTTCCGGACCACGGCGAGATCGTCGGGTCGGGAAGGGAAACCGGAACGGCCGTCGACGGGCGAGAAGTTGCGGAGAGCGACCCGCCGACCGGACTCTCGATAGAGTTCGCGCCGTGGACCGACGTGCTGCTCGCGACGGTCGAGCGGACCCGCGAGATCGGCACGTCGGAGCGGCTCGCGGGCCACTACGACGCGGTGACCGACTGCGTACGCGCGAACCGAGACCTCCTCGACGGTGCCCCGGCGGCGCTGCTCCACGGCGACGTGACCAAGCCGAACCTCTTCGCGGCGGCCGAGGCGAACCGAACGGGGACGAACGAAGCGACCGCCGCGCGCGGACCGGGGATCGCGCCGATCGACTGGGAGCTGTCCCACGTCGGCGACCCCGCCCGAGACCTGGTACGCGCGGAAGACCAGCTGCTCAACGGGTTCGACTCGACCGGGCCGGACCGGTTCGCGGCGGCCCTCCGAGGGGGCTACCGCGAGCGCGCCGGCGGGCTTCCGGACGGGTTCGAGCGCCGGCGGCCGGTGTACGAGGTCGTCAGGGTCCTCGGCCGGTCGGGGTTCGTCGACCAGTGGGCGACGTACCTCGACGAGCCGGTCGACGCCGTCGTCGAGCGTGCGGACGCCGCGCTACGAGCGCGGTTCGACGCGGTCTGA
- a CDS encoding RIO1 family regulatory kinase/ATPase, with protein MEFRELVRGRVDWPDLERVARELADRYDRAGMRVRFLDADNWLSTPMVVDDDLFVKVITRQNTLVHALFTTGRNIGAVSAGTGGFFERHETPYEMARHELEATRRVRELGINAPEPVEAFEVGDLGVLVLEYLPEFRTLGEIDRETVARLAPELFETLRTVHDAGLAHGDLRAENVLVEDGGLYVIDATRVSGDGRESARAYDIASALAALEPLIGAAETVDAALGNYDADELLAAERFLGFVAIRPDHEFDAAELKGELDKRADGERRSEGGPRAG; from the coding sequence ATGGAGTTCCGGGAGCTCGTCCGCGGCCGCGTCGACTGGCCCGACCTCGAACGGGTCGCGCGCGAGCTGGCCGATCGGTACGACCGCGCCGGAATGCGGGTCCGGTTCCTCGACGCCGACAACTGGCTGTCGACCCCGATGGTCGTCGACGACGACCTCTTCGTGAAGGTGATCACCCGCCAGAACACGCTCGTCCACGCGCTGTTCACCACCGGTCGGAACATCGGCGCCGTCTCGGCCGGCACCGGCGGGTTCTTCGAGCGCCACGAGACGCCCTACGAGATGGCGCGCCACGAGCTGGAGGCGACCCGACGGGTCCGCGAACTCGGGATAAACGCCCCGGAGCCGGTCGAGGCGTTCGAAGTCGGTGACCTCGGCGTCCTCGTGTTGGAGTACCTCCCCGAGTTCCGCACCCTCGGTGAGATCGACCGGGAGACCGTCGCCCGGCTCGCGCCCGAACTGTTCGAGACGCTGCGGACGGTCCACGACGCCGGCCTCGCGCACGGCGACCTCCGCGCCGAGAACGTCCTCGTCGAGGACGGCGGCCTCTACGTCATCGACGCGACTCGGGTGAGCGGAGACGGCCGGGAGTCCGCGCGGGCGTACGACATCGCGAGCGCGCTCGCGGCGCTGGAGCCGCTGATCGGCGCGGCCGAGACGGTCGACGCCGCGCTGGGGAACTACGACGCCGACGAGCTGCTGGCGGCCGAGCGGTTCCTCGGCTTCGTCGCGATCCGCCCCGACCACGAGTTCGACGCGGCCGAATTAAAGGGCGAACTGGACAAACGGGCCGACGGCGAGCGGCGATCCGAGGGCGGGCCGCGCGCGGGCTGA
- a CDS encoding DUF5821 family protein, protein MATGPAFPLLPQPVPLGDFSDPLLVGPEPRLLRAVVETYREAAPALVDPTAGDLASGESEESEEGYPTPAGDLPRLSVLAGESTVDAATAGFRPASRLAALLDVDAIGLRVLEAPQPNSVLAGGETGFALIGGERDGTSNRDGATEENRRWHPVGDDASLRDRYASRFAAADPYRLRTPSRRRVYEGFASRCDETVAAAVLRALDVPAAPVEPDDSHVSTAGPAPEETRIRTYAVGAREGVLDRTLRRACEDARLGSPSTFTRIKRLLREAELIGTTSESQPVGRPRERLVARGALAAAETPDETAAAVRSVME, encoded by the coding sequence ATGGCGACCGGTCCCGCGTTTCCCCTGCTCCCGCAGCCGGTTCCGCTCGGGGATTTCTCCGACCCGCTCCTCGTCGGCCCCGAGCCGCGGCTGCTCCGCGCCGTCGTCGAGACGTATCGCGAGGCCGCGCCGGCGCTCGTCGATCCGACCGCCGGGGACCTCGCGAGCGGAGAGAGCGAAGAGAGCGAGGAAGGTTACCCGACGCCGGCCGGGGACCTCCCGAGGCTGAGCGTGCTCGCGGGCGAGTCGACGGTCGACGCCGCGACCGCGGGGTTCAGGCCTGCGAGTCGGCTCGCGGCGCTGCTCGACGTCGACGCGATCGGCCTTCGCGTCCTCGAAGCACCGCAGCCGAACTCGGTGCTGGCGGGCGGCGAGACGGGATTCGCGCTGATCGGGGGCGAGCGCGACGGGACGAGTAATCGGGACGGCGCGACCGAGGAGAACCGCCGGTGGCACCCCGTCGGAGACGACGCCTCGCTCCGCGACCGCTACGCGTCGCGGTTCGCGGCCGCCGATCCGTACCGACTCCGGACGCCGAGCAGGCGGCGGGTGTACGAGGGGTTCGCGTCGCGGTGCGACGAGACGGTCGCCGCCGCGGTGCTCCGCGCGCTCGACGTGCCGGCCGCGCCGGTCGAGCCGGACGACTCGCACGTGTCGACCGCCGGTCCCGCCCCCGAGGAGACCCGGATCCGCACCTACGCGGTCGGGGCTCGCGAGGGCGTCCTCGACCGTACGCTCCGGCGGGCCTGTGAGGACGCGAGACTGGGCAGCCCCTCGACGTTCACGCGGATAAAACGGCTCCTGCGGGAGGCCGAACTGATCGGGACGACTTCGGAGTCGCAGCCGGTGGGACGCCCGCGGGAGCGGCTCGTCGCCCGCGGCGCGCTCGCGGCGGCCGAGACCCCCGACGAGACGGCCGCGGCGGTTCGGAGCGTCATGGAGTGA
- a CDS encoding zinc ribbon domain-containing protein, giving the protein MSDRSLRRPWLAALLALVVSGLGHAYLRRWARALGWYVAVAAAVVLFVPESAISAAFTGNPPSIRDLAPAAAVVAASVIDAYVVARRNNRAYERERDAARDSGVPADAEGAVSDPDATSTDAADTDGNVRCPECGKETDPTVDFCQWCAEPLGGEDAS; this is encoded by the coding sequence ATGTCTGACCGCTCTCTGCGTCGACCCTGGCTCGCCGCGCTGCTCGCGCTCGTCGTCTCCGGACTCGGCCACGCGTACCTCCGTCGGTGGGCCCGCGCGCTCGGCTGGTACGTGGCGGTCGCCGCGGCGGTCGTCCTGTTCGTTCCCGAGTCCGCGATCTCCGCCGCGTTCACCGGGAACCCCCCGTCGATCCGCGACCTCGCGCCCGCCGCGGCGGTGGTCGCCGCCAGCGTGATCGACGCGTACGTCGTGGCCCGCCGAAACAACCGAGCGTACGAGCGAGAACGCGACGCGGCCCGGGACTCCGGCGTTCCGGCGGACGCCGAGGGAGCGGTCAGCGACCCGGACGCGACGTCCACGGACGCGGCGGACACCGACGGAAACGTGCGCTGCCCGGAGTGCGGCAAGGAGACGGATCCGACGGTCGACTTCTGTCAGTGGTGCGCGGAGCCGCTCGGAGGAGAGGACGCGTCGTGA
- a CDS encoding aldo/keto reductase: MPPLDLSIGLGTSGLDDPRTCTDTVATALETGYRHVDTAQMYDNEAAVGAGIAESDVDRDDVVVATKVHPENLAPDDVRETARESLDRLGLDRVDLLYVHWPIRAYDAERTLPAFDDLREAGLADHVGVSNFTPELLREADEILDAPIAAHQVECHPRFRQPELRALADEFDHDLVGYSPLGRGEILGDPAIAEIAARNDLSPAVVALAWAVDRGIVPIPKARGDHVRENLRAVDVDPPDADLDAVDALDSGDRQIDPDDAAWNR; encoded by the coding sequence ATGCCACCGCTCGACCTCTCGATCGGACTCGGAACGTCCGGACTCGACGATCCCCGGACCTGTACCGATACCGTCGCGACGGCGTTAGAGACCGGCTACCGCCACGTCGACACCGCGCAGATGTACGACAACGAGGCGGCGGTCGGCGCGGGGATCGCGGAGAGCGACGTCGACCGCGACGACGTCGTCGTCGCCACGAAGGTCCACCCCGAGAACCTCGCGCCCGACGACGTCCGCGAGACGGCGCGCGAGAGCCTCGACCGGCTCGGACTCGACCGCGTCGACCTGCTGTACGTCCACTGGCCGATCCGGGCGTACGATGCGGAGCGGACGCTGCCCGCCTTCGACGACCTCCGCGAGGCGGGACTCGCCGACCACGTCGGCGTCTCGAACTTTACTCCCGAGCTGCTGCGGGAGGCCGACGAGATCCTCGACGCGCCGATCGCGGCCCACCAAGTCGAGTGTCACCCGCGGTTCCGGCAGCCGGAACTGCGGGCCCTCGCGGACGAGTTCGACCACGACCTCGTCGGCTACTCCCCGCTCGGTCGCGGCGAGATCCTCGGCGATCCGGCGATCGCGGAGATCGCGGCGCGAAACGACCTCTCGCCGGCGGTCGTCGCGCTCGCGTGGGCGGTCGACCGCGGGATCGTCCCCATCCCGAAAGCCCGCGGCGACCACGTGCGAGAGAACCTGCGCGCGGTCGACGTCGACCCGCCCGACGCGGACCTCGACGCCGTCGACGCGCTCGACTCCGGAGACCGCCAGATCGACCCCGACGACGCCGCGTGGAACCGCTGA
- the tenA gene encoding thiaminase II yields the protein MGFSDRLLDAGSDVWDAQKEHPFVVELADGSLDEAAFRHWVRQDYRYLLDYARVFALAGATADDEETMRRLTGTAHATLADEMELHRSFAAEYGLSAADLEAVEKAPTCAAYTDFLVRTAHEGSIAEVAAAVYPCGQGYLDVADHMAALATEDHRYTPFIEKYTSDEFRETVSWMRGLVDRYGEEHPGERDAMRAAFLRSARLEHAFWEMCYSREERPV from the coding sequence ATGGGATTCAGTGACCGACTCCTCGACGCCGGATCGGACGTCTGGGACGCACAGAAGGAACACCCGTTCGTCGTCGAACTCGCGGACGGCAGCCTCGACGAGGCGGCGTTCCGACACTGGGTGCGACAGGACTACCGGTACCTGCTCGACTACGCCCGCGTCTTCGCGCTCGCGGGGGCGACGGCGGACGACGAGGAGACAATGCGACGGCTGACGGGGACCGCCCACGCCACCCTCGCGGACGAGATGGAGCTTCACCGGTCGTTCGCCGCCGAGTACGGGCTCTCGGCCGCGGACCTCGAGGCCGTCGAGAAGGCGCCGACCTGTGCCGCGTACACCGACTTCCTCGTGCGGACGGCCCACGAGGGATCGATCGCGGAGGTCGCGGCCGCCGTCTACCCGTGCGGACAGGGCTACCTCGACGTCGCGGACCACATGGCCGCCCTCGCGACCGAGGACCACCGGTACACCCCGTTCATCGAGAAGTACACGAGCGACGAGTTCCGCGAAACGGTCTCGTGGATGCGCGGGCTCGTCGACCGGTACGGCGAGGAGCACCCCGGCGAGCGCGACGCCATGCGGGCGGCGTTCCTGCGGAGCGCCAGGCTCGAACACGCGTTCTGGGAGATGTGCTACAGTCGGGAGGAGCGACCGGTGTGA
- a CDS encoding NAD-dependent epimerase/dehydratase family protein, whose translation MTDTALVVGGTRFIGRHAVGELLAHDYEVTIFNRGNHENPFAENDRVTHVEGDRKDETALRAAKLSVEPDIVIDCVAYHPADVETAAEIFADVDGYVYVSSGASYAAEEIPKREGETPLEPCTDEQATDDSHETYGNRKAEGDRAVFAAADEGVAAAAVRPCIVYGPHDYTERIDYWIDRVLTHDRVVIPGDGQNLWHRAYVEDVASALRVVAERGEPGAAYNVGDRRALTLEETLETIADAAGEDVEVVPADADALAAGELEPDDFTLYREYPHLLDTCALADLGWESTPVDEAMERTVTEHRESDRDGSEWDPGREAEERVIGVKETL comes from the coding sequence ATGACGGACACTGCGCTCGTCGTCGGCGGGACCCGTTTCATCGGTCGACACGCCGTCGGGGAACTGCTGGCACACGACTACGAGGTCACGATATTCAACCGGGGCAACCACGAGAATCCCTTCGCGGAGAACGACCGCGTGACTCACGTCGAGGGCGACCGGAAAGACGAGACCGCGCTGCGCGCCGCGAAGCTCTCGGTCGAACCCGACATCGTGATCGACTGCGTCGCCTACCACCCGGCCGACGTGGAGACGGCCGCGGAGATATTCGCCGACGTCGACGGCTACGTGTACGTCTCGTCGGGGGCCAGCTACGCCGCCGAGGAGATACCCAAACGGGAGGGAGAGACGCCGCTGGAGCCGTGTACCGACGAGCAGGCGACCGACGACTCCCACGAGACGTACGGCAACCGGAAAGCAGAGGGGGACCGGGCGGTCTTCGCGGCCGCCGATGAGGGCGTCGCGGCCGCAGCGGTCCGCCCGTGTATCGTCTACGGCCCGCACGACTACACGGAGCGGATCGACTACTGGATCGACCGCGTGCTCACGCACGACCGCGTGGTGATCCCCGGTGACGGGCAGAACCTCTGGCACCGGGCGTACGTCGAGGACGTCGCGAGCGCGCTGCGAGTCGTCGCTGAGCGCGGCGAACCGGGTGCGGCGTACAACGTCGGTGATCGACGAGCGTTGACACTCGAAGAGACGCTGGAGACGATCGCCGACGCGGCCGGGGAAGATGTCGAGGTCGTCCCGGCGGACGCCGACGCGCTCGCGGCCGGCGAACTCGAACCCGACGACTTCACCCTCTACCGCGAGTACCCGCACCTGCTCGACACCTGCGCGCTCGCGGACCTCGGCTGGGAGTCGACGCCGGTCGACGAGGCGATGGAACGGACCGTGACGGAACATCGCGAGTCGGACCGCGACGGGAGCGAGTGGGACCCCGGCCGCGAGGCCGAGGAGCGCGTCATCGGGGTCAAGGAGACGCTCTGA
- a CDS encoding aldehyde dehydrogenase family protein has translation MAQPYQHYIDGEWVDGDGSETFESENPATGESLGEFHRGTPDDVDRAVDAADAAFEEWRELSRIERAEYLWDVYHELRERTEELGAIVSKECGKEISEGKADVVEAAHMVEWAAGDARHPEGDIVPSEIPSKDAYMRRKPRGVTGCITPWNFPVAIPYWHMAIALVEGNTVVFKPAEQTPWCAQIVAEIFDDAGVPDGVFNTVQGYGDAGNAIVENDDVETVIFTGSAEVGHRIQDKLGGVPGRRAACEMGGKNAVVVTEAADLDVAVHSAVMSSFKTTGQRCVSSERLIVHADVYDEFKERFVEVAESVAVGDPLDEDTFMGPLIEAEHREKVTEYNELAREEGVNVLVDRTELDPAEVPDGHEDGYWVGPFVYEADPDADLRCTHEEVFGPHVALLEYEGGIERAVEIQNDVDYGLAGAVVSEDYRQINYYRDRAELGLAYGNLPCIGAEVQLPFGGVKKSGNGYPSAREAIEAVTDRTAWTLNNSTEIEMAQGLSADIKTKDD, from the coding sequence ATGGCGCAGCCGTACCAACACTATATCGACGGCGAGTGGGTCGACGGCGACGGCTCGGAGACGTTCGAGAGCGAGAACCCCGCGACGGGCGAGTCGCTCGGAGAGTTCCACCGCGGGACTCCCGACGATGTCGACCGCGCTGTCGACGCCGCGGACGCGGCGTTCGAGGAGTGGCGCGAGCTCTCCCGGATCGAACGCGCGGAGTACCTCTGGGACGTGTACCACGAGCTCCGCGAGCGCACGGAGGAGCTGGGCGCTATCGTCTCGAAGGAGTGCGGCAAGGAGATCTCGGAGGGCAAAGCCGACGTGGTCGAGGCCGCGCACATGGTCGAGTGGGCCGCGGGCGACGCCCGGCACCCGGAGGGCGACATCGTCCCCTCGGAGATCCCCTCGAAGGACGCGTACATGCGGCGGAAGCCCCGCGGCGTCACGGGCTGTATCACGCCGTGGAACTTCCCGGTCGCGATCCCGTACTGGCACATGGCCATCGCGCTGGTCGAGGGGAACACGGTCGTGTTCAAGCCCGCCGAACAGACGCCGTGGTGCGCGCAGATCGTCGCGGAGATATTCGACGACGCTGGCGTCCCGGACGGCGTGTTCAACACTGTCCAGGGATACGGCGACGCCGGCAACGCGATCGTCGAGAACGACGACGTCGAGACGGTCATCTTCACCGGCTCGGCCGAGGTCGGCCACCGCATCCAGGACAAGCTCGGCGGCGTGCCCGGCAGGCGGGCGGCCTGCGAGATGGGCGGGAAGAACGCGGTCGTGGTCACGGAGGCGGCCGACCTCGACGTCGCGGTCCACTCCGCGGTGATGTCCTCGTTCAAGACGACCGGCCAGCGCTGCGTCTCCTCCGAGCGACTGATCGTCCACGCGGACGTGTACGACGAGTTCAAAGAGCGGTTCGTCGAGGTCGCGGAGTCGGTCGCGGTCGGGGACCCACTCGACGAGGACACGTTCATGGGACCGCTGATCGAGGCGGAACACCGCGAGAAGGTCACCGAGTACAACGAGCTCGCCCGCGAGGAGGGCGTGAACGTCCTCGTCGACCGGACCGAGCTCGACCCCGCCGAGGTCCCCGACGGTCACGAGGACGGGTACTGGGTCGGGCCGTTCGTCTACGAGGCCGACCCCGACGCGGACCTGCGGTGTACTCACGAGGAGGTGTTCGGCCCCCACGTCGCGCTCTTGGAGTACGAGGGCGGGATCGAGCGCGCCGTCGAGATCCAGAACGACGTCGACTACGGCCTTGCGGGCGCGGTCGTCTCCGAGGACTACCGACAGATCAACTACTACCGCGACCGCGCCGAGCTGGGGCTCGCGTACGGGAACCTCCCGTGTATCGGCGCGGAGGTCCAGCTCCCCTTCGGCGGGGTCAAGAAGTCCGGCAACGGCTATCCCTCCGCTCGGGAGGCGATCGAGGCCGTCACCGACCGCACCGCGTGGACCCTGAACAACTCGACGGAGATCGAGATGGCGCAGGGACTCTCGGCCGACATCAAGACGAAGGACGACTGA
- a CDS encoding cytochrome C oxidase subunit IV family protein — MAHDSVKLYSAIYVALLAAATLNFLLFESTFVEFTYAQAVGGTLLIATIKTLLIVAYFQHLRWENRSLTYLMGIALALTMLLMAAATYSIS; from the coding sequence ATGGCGCACGACTCCGTGAAACTGTACTCGGCGATATACGTCGCCCTCCTCGCGGCGGCGACGCTGAACTTCCTTCTCTTCGAGTCGACGTTCGTCGAGTTCACGTACGCGCAGGCGGTCGGCGGCACGCTGCTGATCGCGACGATCAAGACGCTGCTCATCGTCGCGTACTTCCAGCACCTCCGGTGGGAGAACCGCTCGCTGACCTACCTGATGGGAATAGCGCTCGCGCTCACCATGCTGCTGATGGCGGCCGCGACGTACTCCATCTCGTAG
- a CDS encoding halocyanin domain-containing protein, with protein sequence MSDRLSRRRYLAGTGAALTIGTLAGCSGGGDGSDGGDGSDGSDGGDGGDVPGEIDDYLADANQYDGTIEDLTGQDQVTVEVGTGDVGFGFSPAAVRVDSSTTVVWEWTGNGGGHNVASVEGSESDFDNGETIAEAGYTFEQSFDNTGVQLYQCTPHKANGMLGAIEVVEA encoded by the coding sequence ATGTCAGATAGACTGTCAAGACGGCGGTATCTCGCCGGAACCGGAGCCGCGTTGACCATCGGAACGCTCGCCGGCTGTTCCGGCGGCGGGGACGGCTCTGACGGCGGGGACGGCTCTGACGGATCCGACGGTGGCGACGGCGGCGACGTGCCGGGCGAGATCGACGACTACCTCGCCGACGCCAACCAGTACGACGGGACCATCGAGGACCTCACCGGCCAGGATCAGGTCACGGTCGAGGTCGGGACCGGCGACGTCGGGTTCGGCTTCTCGCCGGCTGCGGTCCGGGTCGACTCCAGTACGACCGTCGTCTGGGAGTGGACCGGGAACGGCGGCGGGCACAACGTGGCCTCGGTGGAGGGCTCCGAATCCGACTTTGACAACGGGGAGACCATCGCCGAGGCGGGGTACACCTTCGAGCAGTCGTTCGACAACACGGGGGTCCAGCTGTACCAGTGTACGCCTCACAAGGCGAACGGGATGCTCGGCGCGATCGAAGTCGTCGAGGCCTGA